One window of the Natrinema sp. CBA1119 genome contains the following:
- a CDS encoding ABC transporter ATP-binding protein → MAAIQTTGLTKRYGKSILAVDDLDLTVEEGEVFGFLGPNGAGKSTTINMLLDFVRPTEGSATVLGLDAQADTDEIRHRIGVLPEGASVYDRLTAREHLEWVIDTKDVDDDPDALLEKVGLTSDDGDRPAGDYSKGMAQRLGFGMALAGDPDLLILDEPSSGLDPAGMQEMREIISDEADRGTTVFFSSHILGEVEAVCDRIGIMNEGRLVATGTLDDLQGELDLGAPISLEVATVPEGLALDDLAGVRSVTVEDATITATCADPSVKVDVVRHVAEATTVRDIVSEDVSLEQLFNTYTNGERDEGAATPEASA, encoded by the coding sequence ATGGCCGCTATTCAGACGACCGGGCTCACCAAGCGATACGGTAAGTCGATCCTCGCAGTCGACGACCTCGATCTCACCGTCGAGGAGGGTGAAGTGTTCGGCTTCCTCGGCCCGAACGGTGCCGGGAAGTCGACGACGATCAACATGCTCCTCGATTTCGTTCGGCCGACTGAAGGGAGCGCGACGGTGCTCGGCCTCGACGCGCAGGCCGACACCGACGAGATCCGTCACCGAATCGGCGTCCTCCCCGAAGGGGCGAGCGTCTACGACCGCCTCACCGCGCGCGAACACCTCGAGTGGGTCATCGACACGAAGGACGTGGACGACGATCCCGACGCACTGCTCGAGAAAGTCGGTCTCACGAGCGACGACGGCGATCGTCCCGCCGGCGACTACTCGAAGGGAATGGCCCAGCGCCTCGGGTTCGGCATGGCGCTGGCCGGCGATCCCGACCTCCTGATACTCGACGAACCCTCCTCGGGGCTCGATCCCGCGGGGATGCAGGAGATGCGCGAGATCATCAGCGACGAGGCGGATCGCGGCACCACCGTCTTTTTCTCGAGCCATATCCTCGGCGAGGTCGAGGCGGTTTGTGACCGCATCGGCATCATGAACGAGGGGCGGCTGGTCGCGACCGGCACCCTCGACGACCTGCAGGGCGAGTTGGACCTCGGCGCGCCGATCTCGCTCGAGGTTGCGACCGTCCCCGAGGGCCTCGCCCTCGACGATCTCGCTGGCGTCCGCTCGGTCACCGTCGAGGACGCCACGATCACGGCGACCTGCGCCGATCCCTCGGTCAAGGTCGATGTCGTCCGACACGTCGCCGAGGCGACGACCGTCCGCGATATCGTCTCCGAAGACGTCTCGCTCGAGCAACTGTTCAACACGTACACGAACGGCGAGCGCGACGAGGGGGCCGCGACGCCGGAGGCCTCAGCATGA
- the trpB gene encoding tryptophan synthase subunit beta, whose protein sequence is MENGEFEGYGGRHVPEPLREPLEQLAAAYDDVANTDEFQSELRGLLEEFAGRPTPLYYARNLSERYDAEIYLKREDLLHGGAHKINNCLGQALLAKRAGRERLIAETGAGQHGTATAMVGALLGLETEIYMGKKDVERQEMNVFRMRLMGAEVNEVTRGDEGLADAVDAALEDFAENVDDTHYLVGSVVGPDPFPRMVRDFQSVIGREAREQIQDRTGDLPDAAVACVGGGSNAIGLFHAFRDDPVDFYGAEGGGEGSDSSRHAAPLAKGTDDVLHGMKTRVIDDDVDVHSVSAGLDYPGVGPEHAMFRAVGRCEYTGITDDEALAAFRELSETEGIIPALESSHAIARAIELAGEGDHETVLVNLSGRGDKDMETAAAQFDL, encoded by the coding sequence ATGGAGAACGGAGAATTCGAGGGATACGGCGGTCGGCACGTTCCAGAACCGCTTCGAGAGCCGCTCGAGCAACTCGCGGCGGCCTACGACGACGTCGCGAACACCGACGAGTTCCAGTCCGAGTTGCGCGGCCTGCTCGAGGAGTTCGCCGGCCGGCCGACGCCGCTGTACTACGCGCGGAATCTGAGCGAGCGCTACGACGCCGAAATCTACCTCAAGCGCGAGGACCTGCTCCACGGCGGCGCGCACAAGATCAACAACTGTCTCGGGCAGGCCCTGCTCGCCAAGCGGGCCGGCCGGGAGCGGCTGATCGCCGAGACCGGTGCCGGACAACACGGCACCGCGACCGCGATGGTCGGCGCGCTGTTGGGCCTCGAGACGGAGATCTACATGGGGAAGAAGGACGTCGAGCGCCAGGAGATGAACGTTTTCCGGATGCGACTGATGGGTGCCGAGGTCAACGAAGTCACCCGGGGCGACGAGGGGCTCGCGGACGCCGTCGACGCCGCGCTCGAGGACTTCGCCGAAAACGTCGACGACACCCACTACCTGGTGGGCAGCGTCGTCGGCCCCGATCCGTTCCCGCGGATGGTTCGGGACTTCCAGAGCGTCATCGGACGCGAGGCCCGCGAGCAGATTCAGGATCGAACCGGCGACCTCCCCGACGCCGCGGTCGCCTGCGTCGGCGGCGGCTCGAACGCGATCGGCCTCTTCCACGCCTTCCGCGACGATCCTGTCGACTTCTACGGTGCAGAGGGCGGCGGGGAGGGATCGGACTCGAGTCGGCACGCGGCCCCGCTCGCGAAGGGAACTGACGACGTCCTGCACGGTATGAAGACGCGCGTCATCGACGACGATGTCGACGTTCACTCCGTCTCCGCGGGCCTGGACTACCCCGGCGTCGGCCCCGAGCACGCCATGTTCCGGGCCGTCGGTCGCTGTGAGTACACGGGGATCACCGACGACGAAGCGCTCGCGGCCTTCCGCGAACTGAGCGAGACCGAGGGGATCATCCCCGCACTCGAGTCCAGCCACGCGATCGCTCGCGCGATCGAACTCGCCGGGGAAGGAGACCACGAGACGGTTCTCGTCAACCTCTCGGGTCGTGGCGACAAGGACATGGAGACGGCGGCGGCGCAGTTCGATCTCTGA
- a CDS encoding S9 family peptidase: MGSYDIERYLNVRSAYGASFGPDGERLSFLMNTTGTPQIWTLDEPRSWPEQRTFYDERVTFASWSPERPELIFGMDEGGNERAQLFRLEAETGEIENLTAMPDAKHRWGGWSHDGERFAFTSNRRDESVFDVYVQDRDERGDDATLVYEGDGWLSLSGWSPDDSRLLVSQAYSNFDQDLYVLDLAADEPDLTHLTPHEGDVRYQSASWAPDGTGIYLVTDEGEADTLYLAYLDLQSDEMELETVIDGKGWNVDGIALDDETGRFVCSRNVEGYTELTVGEFDADEPTAYETFPEPDLPGGISGGVSFGPDAERFALSTTGDTVNTNVFVVDLESGETEQWTSAPTAGIPPETFRDSDLVSVESFGVDGQRPSASGTPEESHAGLEVPGFLTLPDGHEDGETPVIVDIHGGPESQRRPSFSSVKQYFLDRGYAYFEPNVRGSSGYGAEYAALDDVERRMDSVADIRACVEWLQDHPAIDPDRIAAKGGSYGGFMVLAALTEYPDLWAAGVDVVGIANFVTFLENTGDWRRELREAEYGSLAEDREFLEEISPINNVENIEAPLFVLHGENDPRVPVGEAEQIAEQAAEQGVPVRKLIFEDEGHGFSKLENRIEAYSAIADFLDEHV, encoded by the coding sequence ATGGGAAGCTACGATATCGAGCGCTATCTCAACGTCCGCAGTGCCTACGGCGCGTCGTTCGGTCCCGACGGCGAACGGCTCTCTTTCCTAATGAATACGACCGGCACGCCACAGATCTGGACGCTCGATGAGCCCCGATCCTGGCCCGAGCAACGAACGTTCTACGACGAGCGGGTGACGTTCGCCTCGTGGTCGCCCGAGCGGCCGGAACTCATCTTCGGGATGGACGAGGGCGGCAACGAGCGCGCCCAGCTGTTCCGGCTCGAGGCCGAGACCGGCGAGATCGAGAACCTGACGGCGATGCCCGACGCCAAACACAGGTGGGGCGGCTGGAGCCACGACGGCGAGCGGTTCGCGTTCACCTCGAACCGCCGCGACGAGTCCGTCTTCGACGTCTACGTTCAGGACCGGGACGAGCGGGGAGACGATGCGACCCTCGTCTACGAAGGCGACGGCTGGCTCTCGCTGTCCGGCTGGAGCCCCGACGACTCCCGATTACTCGTCTCGCAGGCCTACTCCAACTTCGATCAGGATCTGTACGTCCTCGACCTCGCGGCCGACGAGCCCGACCTCACCCATCTCACCCCCCACGAGGGCGACGTGCGCTACCAGAGCGCGAGCTGGGCCCCCGACGGGACGGGCATCTACCTCGTCACCGACGAGGGTGAAGCCGACACGCTCTACCTCGCGTATCTCGACCTCCAGAGCGACGAGATGGAACTCGAGACCGTCATCGATGGGAAGGGATGGAACGTCGACGGCATCGCGCTGGACGACGAGACCGGCCGGTTCGTCTGCTCGCGGAACGTCGAGGGCTACACCGAACTGACCGTCGGCGAGTTCGACGCCGACGAGCCGACCGCCTACGAGACCTTTCCCGAGCCCGACCTGCCGGGCGGCATCTCCGGCGGCGTGAGTTTCGGCCCCGACGCGGAACGGTTCGCGCTGTCGACGACCGGCGACACGGTCAACACGAACGTTTTCGTGGTCGATCTCGAGAGCGGTGAGACCGAACAGTGGACCAGCGCGCCGACTGCAGGGATCCCTCCAGAAACGTTTCGCGACTCCGATCTGGTCAGCGTGGAGAGTTTCGGTGTTGACGGGCAGCGCCCGTCAGCCAGTGGGACTCCGGAGGAGTCCCACGCTGGGCTCGAGGTGCCGGGCTTCCTGACGCTTCCTGACGGGCACGAGGACGGAGAGACGCCCGTCATCGTCGACATTCATGGCGGCCCCGAAAGTCAGCGTCGTCCCTCCTTCTCGAGCGTCAAGCAGTACTTCCTCGACCGGGGCTACGCCTACTTCGAGCCGAACGTTCGCGGGTCGTCGGGTTACGGTGCCGAGTACGCCGCCCTCGACGACGTCGAAAGGCGGATGGACTCGGTCGCGGACATTCGGGCCTGCGTCGAGTGGCTGCAGGATCATCCCGCGATCGATCCCGATCGGATCGCCGCCAAGGGCGGCTCCTACGGCGGCTTCATGGTGCTGGCCGCGCTGACCGAGTATCCTGACCTCTGGGCCGCCGGCGTCGACGTCGTCGGCATCGCGAACTTCGTGACCTTCCTCGAGAATACCGGCGACTGGCGGCGCGAACTTCGCGAGGCCGAGTACGGCTCGCTCGCGGAGGATCGCGAGTTCCTCGAGGAGATCTCCCCGATCAACAACGTCGAGAACATCGAGGCCCCGCTGTTCGTCCTCCACGGCGAAAACGACCCGCGCGTTCCGGTCGGCGAGGCCGAACAGATCGCCGAGCAAGCGGCCGAACAGGGCGTGCCGGTCCGGAAACTCATCTTCGAAGACGAGGGACACGGCTTCTCGAAGCTCGAGAACCGCATCGAAGCGTACAGCGCGATCGCGGACTTCCTCGACGAACACGTCTGA
- a CDS encoding YeiH family protein codes for MAVRRLLPGFVALCLGAVLARALAQSLGFNRLLLAIALGFAATNVIGIPTRLEPGLATHNLWLGAGIVLMGASISLDTVLAVGGPVFLLVVVAAALSLLFVELLARNVFGLTERFGSLLAAGASICGVSAVVAVAGAIGAREEQIAYAAATVLLFDAITIVVYPIVGDLLDLSGTVFGIWAGVSMFSTGPVVAVGFAHSEAAGQWATMTKLSRNVLIGVVVLAYAGYYSRSGGGSRPSLRTLWDEFPTFVLGFFAVALIASAGLFSAAQQASIEHAYDWLFALAFVGLGAEIRLGNLRATGLVPALAVLLALLASSALSLTALLVLF; via the coding sequence ATGGCCGTTCGTCGTCTCCTGCCGGGGTTCGTCGCCCTCTGTCTCGGCGCGGTGCTGGCGCGGGCGCTCGCCCAGTCGCTCGGATTCAACCGGCTGCTCCTCGCTATCGCGCTCGGGTTCGCCGCGACCAACGTCATCGGTATCCCGACCCGGCTCGAGCCCGGTCTCGCGACGCACAACCTGTGGTTGGGGGCCGGCATCGTCCTCATGGGCGCGTCGATATCGCTCGACACCGTCCTCGCGGTCGGCGGGCCGGTCTTCCTCCTGGTAGTCGTTGCGGCCGCGCTCTCACTCCTCTTCGTCGAACTGCTCGCGCGAAACGTCTTCGGACTGACCGAGCGATTCGGCTCGCTGCTCGCGGCCGGTGCCAGCATCTGCGGCGTCTCCGCGGTCGTCGCGGTCGCCGGTGCCATCGGCGCGCGAGAGGAGCAGATCGCCTACGCGGCGGCGACGGTCCTGCTGTTCGACGCGATCACGATCGTCGTCTACCCGATCGTCGGCGATCTGCTGGACCTATCCGGGACGGTCTTCGGGATCTGGGCCGGCGTCAGCATGTTCTCGACGGGCCCCGTCGTCGCGGTCGGCTTCGCTCACTCTGAGGCGGCCGGACAGTGGGCGACGATGACGAAGCTCTCGAGAAACGTGCTGATCGGCGTCGTCGTGCTCGCGTACGCGGGCTACTACAGTCGATCCGGGGGCGGCAGTCGCCCCTCGCTCCGGACGCTCTGGGACGAGTTTCCGACGTTCGTTCTCGGCTTCTTCGCGGTGGCCCTCATCGCGAGCGCCGGCCTGTTCTCCGCGGCACAGCAGGCGTCGATCGAGCACGCATACGACTGGCTGTTCGCGCTCGCGTTCGTCGGTCTCGGGGCCGAAATCCGCCTCGGTAATCTCAGGGCGACCGGGCTGGTGCCCGCTCTCGCCGTTCTGCTGGCGCTGCTCGCCAGTAGTGCGCTCTCGCTGACGGCGCTGCTGGTGTTGTTCTGA
- a CDS encoding ABC transporter permease subunit, with product MSTVDVAKKDFLDVRRAKIVWFVGAFYTLFMVLLVYFGQNGRPDPTILNALWNLTAIGAMFIPLIALVTAYLAIAGERESGGIKYLLSIPNSRRDVVLGKFATRTAIVSASIVVAFLVGGVLTLLWYPSPEMDTFGIMAALTVLYALTYVAVAIAISAATASRSRAMGGSIAFFFITSVLNVFGPLQLAIDYVLNDLAGLEVSMNQIAFVQSLVSPTAAYVNSTGLAFPEGFNTIPPDLPWFLQGETMLVVMLAWLVVPLALGIWQFERADLG from the coding sequence ATGAGTACGGTAGACGTCGCGAAGAAGGACTTCCTCGACGTCCGCCGGGCCAAGATCGTCTGGTTCGTCGGCGCGTTCTACACCCTGTTTATGGTGTTGCTGGTGTACTTCGGACAGAACGGGCGGCCGGATCCGACCATCCTGAACGCCCTCTGGAATTTGACCGCTATCGGCGCGATGTTCATCCCGCTGATCGCGCTCGTGACGGCGTATCTCGCGATCGCCGGCGAACGCGAATCCGGCGGCATCAAGTACCTCCTCTCGATTCCGAACAGTCGTCGCGACGTCGTTCTCGGAAAATTTGCGACCCGGACGGCCATCGTCAGCGCGTCGATCGTCGTCGCGTTCCTGGTGGGCGGCGTGCTCACGCTACTGTGGTACCCCTCGCCCGAGATGGACACGTTCGGTATCATGGCGGCGCTGACGGTCCTGTACGCGCTGACCTACGTCGCCGTCGCGATCGCGATCTCCGCCGCGACCGCCTCTCGCTCGCGCGCGATGGGCGGTTCCATCGCCTTCTTCTTCATCACGAGCGTCTTGAACGTGTTCGGTCCGCTCCAGCTCGCTATCGACTACGTGCTCAACGACCTCGCGGGCCTCGAGGTTTCGATGAACCAGATCGCGTTCGTCCAGTCGCTGGTCAGCCCGACGGCGGCGTACGTCAACTCCACCGGGCTCGCGTTCCCCGAGGGGTTCAACACCATTCCGCCGGATCTCCCGTGGTTCCTGCAGGGCGAGACGATGCTCGTCGTCATGCTCGCCTGGCTCGTCGTCCCGCTGGCGCTGGGGATCTGGCAGTTCGAACGCGCCGATCTGGGCTGA
- a CDS encoding HIT family protein, translated as MHDDCEFCQIHSGDRSAHVLREDERTIAFLDRNPAAPGHSLVIPRVHEEDVLTIDESVSTAVFDTVRIVSTALEAALEPNGFSVFHTSGPLVGTVDHAHVHLVPRFADDDVALSLPRDRLDPDEAAHLRDRVRAHL; from the coding sequence ATGCACGACGACTGCGAGTTCTGTCAGATCCACAGCGGTGATCGATCGGCGCACGTCCTCCGCGAAGACGAGCGAACGATCGCGTTTCTCGACCGGAATCCGGCCGCCCCCGGACACAGTCTCGTTATTCCGCGCGTCCACGAGGAAGACGTACTGACGATCGACGAATCGGTCTCGACAGCCGTCTTCGACACGGTCCGAATCGTTTCGACCGCACTGGAGGCGGCACTCGAACCGAACGGATTCAGCGTCTTTCACACCAGCGGGCCGCTGGTCGGAACCGTCGACCACGCCCACGTCCACCTCGTGCCTCGCTTCGCGGACGACGACGTGGCGCTGTCGCTGCCGCGGGATCGGCTCGATCCCGACGAGGCGGCACACCTGCGGGATCGCGTTCGGGCACACCTGTGA